Part of the Calliopsis andreniformis isolate RMS-2024a chromosome 12, iyCalAndr_principal, whole genome shotgun sequence genome, CCTTAATCAACAAATATGAGTACACCATGAGTGTGTCCGCATTGAATTTGAGTGGAATATAAAACAATGGGATATGCCACTATAATGGAAAGGGAGGTGAACTGTGCAGGACGAACATTTTGCCTCAGTGATTAACTTAAAAAAAACGTGTGCGTCTTACGTCGCATTCGACGATATATCCATCTATTTTGAGTATCTGATTTATTGAAAAAAAGTGGAAAAAGAGAGAAAGCAAAGACAGATATGGTGAAGCTCCCATTTGTAATTCTTGTAGTAACGGGCGGTGTtcgttataaataaataaataattaaataaatgaataaataaataaataaatgtatgaaaggtatatgtatatttatttatttatttattaaaaatatatatatatattacaattataatataaatcatatataataaatatgattTATGTAATAAGTAATAATGATAATGGTAACattgataaataataataataataacattaatattagTAATGGTAATATACATTTAAAATTATACAATGTACGATGAATTTTTGGCACGTGAAACATCTTGTAAGATAGTAGGCCATTCCTGCTGCTATGAACTACTTATGTATTTACTTTCTTAGTTTGTAAACATGTATAACAAATTTTTGCTCCgaaatatatattgtatattaattttattcgaTAATTCATGAGAGATTATAAATAATTACATGAAAAATAAACTTGTGAATATTCCAACGGTTTCGACGCATTCATCGTTTACTTTCATCCAAAATTGCTTCTTATATTCTGCAAATAAGTCCGTTACTAATACAGTGCAATAAAAGGAGCGATCAATTCTGTATAAAATTGTAACTTTACAAAATGGATCTTATGGAttcgaaaaataattttttattaaataagtcTTGTACGTttacttattacaattatttcttAAACGGCCGATATCAGTTATTAGGAAATGGTTGACACTGATGGCACTTGTTGATTTACGTAAAGCGGGCTCTGCGCGATGAGACTTGTCTTGAGGCATGCCTCGCGACAAGTGATGGGATCAGACCAGAGCCCACTTCGAATCATTTTGACTCTTATTGGATCTTCGAAGAAGCAAAGAAATTCGAAATAATTCCAAGTGGTCTCAAACCCGTCACTTGTCGCGAGGCAAGTTTCGTCGTGTAGAGCTCGCTTTGGTcgcatttagattattaaaaatttgtaagAAGCTATAATTCTGTtgtataaaattataatttgtaaatatttatgtacacacctctatatttttataaaatagtaCAAAACTAGAGTTTATAGATATAAATTATAGTTGCATCATTGTTTGTTTAAAATTAGTGTTTTTGATTATACTCGTTAGTAATCGTGTACAATATATTGATTTCGGCTTTTTTTTTATCTTATGAATTCGAATTTTCTCACAGTACTAATATCTGTGTACATACTTTTTAATCATAGTCTTTCAATAATTTGCGAGTCGTTTTTGTTTTCTATGAAAGGAAAATATTTTTGATAATGTCAAATAAGCCTAAGCTTAAAAATGATTCTTTCAAAATCACAGATCAGAAAGATAAATTGGGATTGATATTGAATATCAAATCGTCGAACTTGTCAGAGCGTGCCAAGCCCGTTAGTAGAACAGTAGATATTAGACAAATTTCTTCAGAAGTTCAAATAGAATCAAATGTAAATTACGATGATTTGTGTGGCCCAtggatttataaaaaaaatcctGTTTATGATCGATATATCAAATCACCAATTCCAAAATTATGTGTTTGGAAATGCTTTACTGAACAAGATTTAGATTATTTGAAGAAATACCAAAAAAATAAGGAAGTAGTACTTTCCTTTTTTGGTAATTAATCTTACGAACATTATTTGAGCTAGTTAATAACATTTGATAAGTTTTAATTATGTTTTAAAATCATCTTCatagaaaataaattttcaaacgAGTGTAAAGACAAAAATATCGAAATTTTAGTAAATGTGCTGTGGGAATTCTTCAAGTTCATGAGGTATttgaatataaatttttaagaaattgaGTCTGTTCTCTATGCTTGTAACAAACTTGCAATATAAAGAGTTAAAAACAAAACTATTCGACCATTTACGATGCTTATTCATTACTATCTATcgttttttttaatcaattaatatatttatacatgtatatacatttGTTTAGATTTCATTCCTTTACTGAAAAAAGCATTTCTGCTGCTTTAGAACTTGTTTACATGATCCATTCATTTTTTCTTTCACGTCCATGGTGGACAGCCCAGGAAGTTTACCAGTTTTTTCATGAAGCTGTTTTGCTTCATGTCGTGCTCGTATGTATTATATTTACTATATGTATGTACTTTATTTAGTTTTCATTCAAAAGGTAGTAATTAACTATATTAATAAGTTGATAATAATTATTCATTAATTTTGTTATACTTATGGTTTAAGCAaaaatttttttctctttttataaattgcaattttgcatttaatttattgatataaaaaaaacatagaaaaatttgtattataacAAACATTTTATTTTTAGAATCCTCCAAAAAGTCTAGAAATATTTACCATAAATGAGGCTAGGCTTCTCTTTAAAGCATTTCATGAAATATGTATGGAAAACCTTATATTACTGTACATTTTATATCATCCAAGTTGTCATCTTTTTCTGGAGTTGTGAAATCTAactcaaaaatattaataaacatatattgaataataaattgCCTATTCAAATATATACTTTATATTTCCTAATCAGTCTAATGTAAATGTACAATGAAAATTGTACAATATAAAAGAATAGTTTAAAATGCCACACTTATTGGTATTCATAAGAACAACgcgattattagatttttattaatgaaaacattttgcAACACATTCATTTACTGGTAGATGATTGATAACCACAATCGCAGCTTTCTTCCATTGTTGTATCTACATTTTCCGGTTTACAAATATTGTCATATTTTAAATTGCTTTTTCGCAACTCATTTgctaaatatttcattttaggGAACCACCAAACATTGCCGCATGCTGAAATGTGGTGTGATGTCTTCGAAAAACTTAATTTCTAAACAAAAAAGAGTTCACTTTTAACATTTAAAGTTCACTTGGAGATCTATTAAGTATTTCTGTCTTTCTGTTATTCTtaataaaattacagaatcaaATAGCTTCAACAAACTCCTAACCTTTTGTGAGGATGGCTGTTTAGAATTTATAGGGATTAGTATTTCAGTATTTTTCGTTGCAATCGATGGCACTATATGACATCCGACACAAACGTTTTTAAcgttttttccaccgtatctaTGTATCCTTTTCAGTCTTTGAGTCAATAAATGATTAATACGTTTCAATTTTTTGGTCTCATCTAAAAGAACTCTAaaacaatattattttaaaaaaaaaaacagaaatataTAACTGTGTGTTGGAAATTATGTCTGGATGCATTTTATTCCAAGTTCCAATGGTCGATAATTAAAATGTAAAGGAAACCAATGATTGCTTACTTTTTTTCACGTTCAAGTTGTAGTAGCTGCTGTTGCTGTGACTTAAATTTCGAATTAAGTTTGTTAATATAGTCTCGTTGTTCTTCCATCCAAATACGCATACAGGAAACTACATATTGAGAGTGATTGCAAAGTTCTGATCTACTTATAGCTGTTTCCGTCAATTCAGCTGATATGCAAGCCAAAGACTTACTTTTCAGCTGACATTCTTTTCTGAGTTCTAAGAACGAGTTATGCATTTCCTGCAACTGAACAAAATTTCGAATTTAAAAACTTCTCATGAAAATAATGTAGAACAAATgtcaaataattaaataaattatacttcggacataattttgttattattttttttgttCATAGCCTTTTCCTTAAGAAGAAGACAATTTTGTTCCATGCACTCGTGCAGTTGTTGTATCGTGTAATTATTCGATTCTTCTAGCTTCTTAACTTGGTCTTGTTCTTTTTCAATCTAAAAAAAATATCGAATTATTATGTAATAATAACGCAGGAATATTTTCTTTTGAACCCTTTGAGAACAGTGACAAGTTTTACCGCAGCGATATTTCAATTTcaagaaattttcaaaatttttaattttaaaaatctaAAGTTAATGTTAACTTGTATATTCTTCAAATGTCTCGTCCGCAAAGGGTTaagacatcaatattaaattaatttatttaacttGTTGTTGTAACATCTCTAATTGTTCTGTGTAAGATTTACAAATATCTTGCAATTTGCAATGCTCTCTATCTTTCGATAAATAGTCTTCCTGAATCTTTTCAAATTCGTCTCTTAACTTATCTAGGCAGTCTCTAAGTTTTGCTTTTTCCTTCTCTGCATTTGATAATTTTAAGCAATAATCCTTTTCCTACAgtgataaataaaaatataataaatataaaaaaataataataaatacattCCAGTTGAATGATGTTTATCTGTAATGGGTACCATGTTTGTTAAACATTCTTGCAAATCAGCTTCACGTTTTGTAATTTTGATTAACTGATCTTGTGTCTTATTGAAATCTTCGGTGACTCTATGATAATTGTCTTCGGTGAAACATAATTGCATTTGAACTTCTTTTAACTGTGAAACAAAAATAACattcatatatttttttttaaatacttatgTAACATTGAAATTGTTGTTTATTGATTTATTTTAATGTATATACCATATTTTTAAATTGGCAAACGTCttctttcgttttattttcaAATTCATTATTTTCCGCCATCAGTATAGAGTTATCAttctaataataacaataaaataattttttaaacaataaattaaaataaaaatgtatatgTTCTTATAGATTTTAGTGTACCTTTAGAACTTCATAATCTGCTTGCAATTTAATCAGGTCATTTGATTTCTCTACTAAGGTGCTTTTTAAAGATTGTATTCGACAGTGTAAAGCTGATATTTCTTTTTCTGCATCATCTAGCTCTTGTAAATATTCTTTAATTTGTTTATTATTCACGTCTAATTTTTTTTCAAGTTCTTCAATAGTTTCATTTTGTTTCTTTATAACACCTTCATTATTTGAAATCTGATTGGATAGACTGTTGATCtacagaaatttaaaaataagtcATTAATATTCTTGTATTATTTGTTGCTTTATATTagtatatattaatatatttattatgcatACTTGTATCTGTTTCTCTTCtaactttttaaataatttttcaaatttcacaCCGTTTTCTTTAACAAACTGTAGTTTTTCAGATAAATTGTTTGCTTTTTGCTTCTGCTTTTCTAAGTCTGACTTCAGTTGTTCATTTTCGCAGCGTAAATAATGTTCAGTATTCTTCACTTTTTGTAATTCAAACGAAATCTCTTcgatattaatttcattttctttctttatttttaattctttctcAATTATATCAAAGTCAAGTTTGTATTTTTGCAACTGCTTTTTCATATCTTCATTCTCTCTAGTTAAAATATCAACTTCTGATTGTAACTCATGTTCGTATAAAAAGTTGTTAATTGGTTGTCCATCATTACATATTGCATTATTGAAGTCTAATATATCATGAGTGGTACAAATTTTATCTTCAACTTCCACTTTACATTGACATTCTctgctttcataaatttttattttttgctcAGATTTTAAAGTTTCTTTGCtgaaaaaattaatagaataataaattaaacaCGAATTACAGTTATTTTACAGTgttataaatatgtatttatatattacttaagttcttgtaattttccGTCTTTTTCTTGTAATAACTTTTTTACATTTAAGTATTTGCTTTCCAAAtggcattttgattgtactagACTCTCAATctatataaaatagtattaatattttattaataaattgcAAACAATTTATCTTCAATATTTCGACATACCTTGCATTTTAAAGCTTGAATTTCATTTACACGAATTTCCAATTGTTCCTAGAAACATGTgcaaaaattaataaacaataaaaatttgtaaatagTTAATACTaacttatatttattttaatatgtaaatgttaaaatataaGAAAACTCTAATAGTAAAAAACGCATATTTTTTATTGTTACAAATCATGCAATCATTCAAGATAATAGTCCAAGATTTTCTACctgtattatttttaaaattgaacaatgtgtaataCAGATAGAATTAGTAGTTAAATGATTATGATATTCCATGTAATGTAGTTTTTGTTGAAGATCATGAATCACGTCTCGTTGTAGCTCCAACACTTTATCTTGTTTAGCAgcctttatacaatgtaaaagaaaTTTCTGTTAATAATTGTATTCATAAACATAAGTTTAAAAATAATACATACCTCTGCAAAACATTCATTGTATTGACTTTGAGTTTCTTCCATATATACTGTCAATAAACGAACAGTTTCAGAATTTTCTTGAAGCTGTAAATGTATAAGCTATTCGGTTGCTTCCCTATATATAATTCTTGAAATCAAATAACATCACATCACGTATTAAATACAAACTTCAATTTTATATGTTATTTCTCACTAGCAATTCACTTTGTTAATTAAAACTATTCACAATAAATGGAATCAAAAGGGAAACATTTGATTTCATATTAGTATAAAACAATTCATGCATATTATTTGTTTCGATATTTATTCAGTTAATAAATCACATATATTACTATTATTGATTAACATTTCTATACAAGAATATGAATCtatgtatatatttttctttactAACAAAAACAAAATAGAATTTTAGCAATTTTAACAATTATCTATAACACATAGAAATAGGactattaatattcaatatcaCATAAATATACGTAACTTATCATACGTTTTCAAATTCTAAAAGTATGCTATACTTAgtactataataatataattcaaAACAATAAATTAGTTTAAATATTTACACCCACTTAATATATATATGTCAAACTTCGTTCATACATCATGCACATTCCCATAACTATATGTCAAAGGTGAAGTTCTAGACCACTGTTCACTCACGTCACTTATGGTTCTCCGTTTCATTTGATCCATACATTTTTTAGCTTCTACGACAGCATTTTGTAAATGTCCAATAGTTTGAATTTGAAGTTCATTCTAAAAAATGAGAAATATTTCAATTACCAGAAAAAAGGTTCCTGGAAGATTTTTCATGTAGATACTAGGAAATAAAGATTTATATAAGATTAAATAAGTCAATGTATAATTGAaattttttccaaatttttttaTGTAGGTATAATATAAATTGATACAAACCTGCTTCAATAAttctttcttctctttttcATATTGGGAAATTATCTGATCCTGATTGTCGATCTAGAAACATGCGTTTTGCGTTTTGGCGATAACGTTTCAATATTTACAAATAAACATACTTTGATTTCAAATCTTGGCAACGTATAAAAGAATATACAGGCTGAGGCACATAAAATGTGATAAACTTTCTCCTCCGAAATTattatacttaccaatatgttttttttaaattgaatggGACATTTTAACGCAAAATGTCTCAAAGATTCGATATGAACAACAAAGACTATGcggttctatttaaaaaaaagtaccCTGTTAGTTCCTTTAAACGTCGTTTATGAAAAATAGTTACCACTATTTATCATTCTAAATAGTTAGTCCCTATGTCCTTCTGAATCTAAAAAAAGGATCATGTCGATATTTGTAACAGATTTGAAGAAAATAGCTGGTCACATTTTATGTGCTTCACTCTGTATGCACGatattactactactattaaAATTGTGTAATGTATGAAATACATAAAATAGATTTTTTAGAATATGACTTCATCTAATTTTCTGTACTAGATAGGTAAAACTATGAATTATTTCATGCTGATTCACCATTAAATCAATTACAGGTGTGTCTTTTCCTAGTACATATGCTTATTTAAAATTCTAATATATTGATTTTTTGCTGTTGTTGTTTTATGGATTACAGTTATTACTTTCATTTTGGTTTAAATTGAATTGATAGTTTCAAAATGTTTTTTTATACTTGCTTCTTTTCTTTTGTGGCTATCATGATCTTGTGTGCGtttgaataaaatttatttaaaaaaaggaaaacaaaTAAAATTGCCTAACATAGGCTGAAGCTAAACTTAGTTACAGTTTTATCATGTTATATACTTAAACTTTATTATCACAGCCATAATAAAGTGAAACAGTGAagcttaaaaaataatttgcaaACGTGAAAATAGAATACGCCATAGACattttgagagttgaatacATACAGTAAAGGTTTCATAAAAGGAGTAAGAATCACAATAATTTTAGTAAGCAGTCTACAAACTGGTAATAACTTTAGATAAATGTAAGTAAATTGAGTAAATCACATTGTAACATATAAATTATTCTttcaaaaaatagtaaaaataaagaaaattcttTGAGTATTTGGTTTTACTGAATATGAACATTTTTACAATatagatttttttaaaaataagtaaTGTTTACTTATTTTTATTAAGTTTTTAGTAAGTATATATGTTAACATTGATTTGAAATACGTATTAGATTAAACATCGCAGATGAGCGATGCAGTGTCATAACTTTCAATGATTAAAATcatttgaaaattataaaaacATAAATTATCAAATGTTTTATTACATTGTAATACAATGAAAAGAAACATCGGTTGTTGAAAAAAAGGTTTTATAGTGTGTAGAGTTTTTAATTATGTAATAATAAACGGATTATATTATTTGTACGGCTCTATTTAGCTAAAAGGCTAAATAATTAATTCTCAAAAGAAAGCGGCATATTTTCTGcgaaaatttaatattattttcaatttcataCTGTCACTTTGACTATCGtaataaacaaaaaaaaaaaaaaaaatataaaatttgacaTATAAAACTACATACAGAAAGTTCGGCTAATGAAGAAAAATTTAAGAAGTGATTTTAAACGTTAAAATACgacgaaaatgaaaaaaaacttGCATTTGAACCTTCGTTTGTTACTTACAAGAGTCTTTAATTCCCATagctaatataaaaaaaaattgaaagctTAGAGAATCTAGTGAACACTAGTGAACAAAtcataatttttaatatctACTTGAACATTTTAGCTCAAAAAGTAGGTAATAGGATCTCTGATGGTCTGATAATTGTTTATATTAAAAAcaatattaaatacaatttgaaatattaaaggAAATAGTCGCATGTACATATTGGTATGACATTTATCTTACACAGCTGAGATGATTAGCTGAGATAATTCTACAATGCACGACTCTGACGTGAACTTCATCTCAAGAATGATGTTATCCAATATGCAAAGTCTTGAACAAATTTTACCAATTTTTAAAtgcttataattaataaacaaaggTTCAACCACATTTCCGTTAAATTTTGGCTAAAATTACTTCGTAAACTTTTTCCCATTTTATTGAGCATTCTGTATGTGCCTCTTACAGTTAAATCATGATTAATTACCACAAACAGTTTCTTAATGTCTTCTTTTTACAAATGAATGTATGAATCCTATAAAAGTAAGAAATGCACAAAGATTTTAACGTACCTTCTCCTGCAGTTTCTGataaagttccttatttgcagctTGTGTAATTGCAATTGAATCCTTTTGAATTTTGCAGATtgtattcatattttcaaactGTGGACATCATTTCGCTTGCTTATAAATCTATTTTAAGATTTGAAGTGAATAGATAAAATTATTACTTACAATTTTGTCTTTAGAATACAGGGCGTTCTTAAGCTTCTTAATTTCTTGAACACAACTATCTAATTCATCTTCATACTTTTTCAATTCATCTACTAGATTTACTATTGGTCTTACAGAAGAACAGAAGTTAGATGAATCTTCAGAAATCTAGAAATATGTTATTTACAACACTAACAAGCAAGTTACAACAAATTATTCTATTTTTAATTGCTTTGTCTACTTATGTTTTAATTATGCAATtacaatcataaaataataaaaaaagttgAAACAAACCAGTTTCTTCAGTTCGATCTTATATTCTTGTAAACCACTTTTAGTagatcttattgtattttccaacgttttgaatatttcaaatatagtcttaaaacataaataaatttataacaTTTAATGTTCCAATTATATGTACATTGTATATAAAgtaaatcatatttaccattgtATCATGTTTAAACTGATTGCAGTCACAATGTAACAAAGTTTCTTCCATATTATGTTCAGTATGCTATATGTTAAAGAAAAAGCATTaaacatatttattatatttaaataatagcacatgaattgattatattaaatattgcaAATACAAATGAAATAGTAAGAACTTTTATAAAAACCTGAACTCACATAAGAACTTAGAAAATCTTTTGATTTCTTTAATTCTGCTTCATTGTTACTTAGTTGTTGTCGAAGAGTATATTCGATTTCTCTTTGTAATTTAAGCtgaaatatataaaacataCATCAAATAACTTAAAGTTAAAATCAATTATTATACAATTTTGATTAACTCAATAATTACTGTGTTTTCTAgttctataatttttttttttagttcTAAGATATCCATGGAATGAGATCGTTTACTATTTTCTGCTTTTACTTTCATAACATGAAGCTCCTGTTCCAatgatttaatattattttttaggaATTCATTTGCTTCTTGATTGCACTTTGCCTGATAAATGTAAAACATTTACATACTATCATACAAAATATTATAATCCAGTCAAAAATATAATTatagattattaaaattataaataccTCATTCTGTAATATTTTTATACGATTCTGTAAATCAGTAACTTTGTATTTCTCGTCACATTCTGTATCATCTAATTTCTAGAAAAAGTATTATGcataaaattgtttaaaagtTAAAGTAAAGATGATCTATAAGTTTCCTTA contains:
- the LOC143186345 gene encoding uncharacterized protein LOC143186345 isoform X6, with amino-acid sequence MNSLDSTIESIQNISILMDEDRNCTAFDETTGELCGESDSLKIINKFQKLYETRIQNVDQEFENKFDQVCVKLEISKEWIKNLKEQNIMLVQTVEDLEQAACNKVKLLEQKLKHSSMLVSENLTNSNETEKTIHLLSKRVSDLENDEKYMRQRIEFLQSDIRGLLELIRRAAQENRWNLDNIKFCEIRPSDIPIPIDCTCDQEETNKNLMLSLKLQNEQFQEKEKNMIIYQKELENEVANLNRKLEAKEDIIQKYVTQLQSFNDNFKKHTKSADQAICNSFTTNDQESTDEPHRVPNVCADTNTNQENQIILYLTKVKSFMIHEYDVLFKLQVDLEKLCCEKNQELVKNISHINEICSKKEELIATVDFLILKLENNNTLYTDGTNVCYVDLNKEVANVQNQLIRNQERIAETINKMQIQEKEKLRYDERIKSGKIKLKDLKNELNHAQSQLSFHINDMQNNGDENIVSNYTGMCICNDLLHSVLEEVEQISNSLQIFHTQEHCIESNLEELKNELYETDSPITLLQQKIEETLQHDTVEIILHEKEQKLEQLNKKIDMMYLKLQVILESFVHLKDQVPDIGDTESQLCIQTLNEILRTNEDLHGLRKQHEEFKYRMSHKLDDTECDEKYKVTDLQNRIKILQNEAKCNQEANEFLKNNIKSLEQELHVMKVKAENSKRSHSMDILELKKKIIELENTLKLQREIEYTLRQQLSNNEAELKKSKDFLSSYHTEHNMEETLLHCDCNQFKHDTMTIFEIFKTLENTIRSTKSGLQEYKIELKKLISEDSSNFCSSVRPIVNLVDELKKYEDELDSCVQEIKKLKNALYSKDKIFENMNTICKIQKDSIAITQAANKELYQKLQEKIDNQDQIISQYEKEKKELLKQNELQIQTIGHLQNAVVEAKKCMDQMKRRTISDLQENSETVRLLTVYMEETQSQYNECFAEAAKQDKVLELQRDVIHDLQQKLHYMEYHNHLTTNSICITHCSILKIIQEQLEIRVNEIQALKCKIESLVQSKCHLESKYLNVKKLLQEKDGKLQELNKETLKSEQKIKIYESRECQCKVEVEDKICTTHDILDFNNAICNDGQPINNFLYEHELQSEVDILTRENEDMKKQLQKYKLDFDIIEKELKIKKENEINIEEISFELQKVKNTEHYLRCENEQLKSDLEKQKQKANNLSEKLQFVKENGVKFEKLFKKLEEKQIQINSLSNQISNNEGVIKKQNETIEELEKKLDVNNKQIKEYLQELDDAEKEISALHCRIQSLKSTLVEKSNDLIKLQADYEVLKNDNSILMAENNEFENKTKEDVCQFKNMLKEVQMQLCFTEDNYHRVTEDFNKTQDQLIKITKREADLQECLTNMEKDYCLKLSNAEKEKAKLRDCLDKLRDEFEKIQEDYLSKDREHCKLQDICKSYTEQLEMLQQQIEKEQDQVKKLEESNNYTIQQLHECMEQNCLLLKEKAMNKKNNNKIMSELQEMHNSFLELRKECQLKSKSLACISAELTETAISRSELCNHSQYVVSCMRIWMEEQRDYINKLNSKFKSQQQQLLQLEREKKVLLDETKKLKRINHLLTQRLKRIHRYGGKNVKNVCVGCHIVPSIATKNTEILIPINSKQPSSQKKLSFSKTSHHISACGNVWWFPKMKYLANELRKSNLKYDNICKPENVDTTMEESCDCGYQSSTSK
- the LOC143186345 gene encoding uncharacterized protein LOC143186345 isoform X1 encodes the protein MNSLDSTIESIQNISILMDEDRNCTAFDETTGELCGESDSLKIINKFQKLYETRIQNVDQEFENKFDQVCVKLEISKEWIKNLKEQNIMLVQTVEDLEQAACNKVKLLEQKLKHSSMLVSENLTNSNETEKTIHLLSKRVSDLENDEKYMRQRIEFLQSDIRGLLELIRRAAQENRWNLDNIKFCEIRPSDIPIPIDCTCDQEETNKNLMLSLKLQNEQFQEKEKNMIIYQKELENEVANLNRKLEAKEDIIQKYVTQLQSFNDNFKKHTKSADQAICNSFTTNDQESTDEPHRVPNVCADTNTNQENQIILYLTKVKSFMIHEYDVLFKLQVDLEKLCCEKNQELVKNISHINEICSKKEELIATVDFLILKLENNNTLYTDGTNVCLPVLNNQHSKLKDTLIACAHEAQTTTQDIKNEVNIIVSTFKFRHQKYVDLNKEVANVQNQLIRNQERIAETINKMQIQEKEKLRYDERIKSGKIKLKDLKNELNHAQSQLSFHINDMQNNGDENIVSNYTGMCICNDLLHSVLEEVEQISNSLQIFHTQEHCIESNLEELKNELYETDSPITLLQQKIEETLQHDTVEIILHEKEQKLEQLNKKIDMMYLKLQVILESFVHLKDQVPDIGDTESQLCIQTLNEILRTNEDLHGLRKQHEEFKYRMSHKLDDTECDEKYKVTDLQNRIKILQNEAKCNQEANEFLKNNIKSLEQELHVMKVKAENSKRSHSMDILELKKKIIELENTLKLQREIEYTLRQQLSNNEAELKKSKDFLSSYHTEHNMEETLLHCDCNQFKHDTMTIFEIFKTLENTIRSTKSGLQEYKIELKKLISEDSSNFCSSVRPIVNLVDELKKYEDELDSCVQEIKKLKNALYSKDKIFENMNTICKIQKDSIAITQAANKELYQKLQEKIDNQDQIISQYEKEKKELLKQNELQIQTIGHLQNAVVEAKKCMDQMKRRTISDLQENSETVRLLTVYMEETQSQYNECFAEAAKQDKVLELQRDVIHDLQQKLHYMEYHNHLTTNSICITHCSILKIIQEQLEIRVNEIQALKCKIESLVQSKCHLESKYLNVKKLLQEKDGKLQELNKETLKSEQKIKIYESRECQCKVEVEDKICTTHDILDFNNAICNDGQPINNFLYEHELQSEVDILTRENEDMKKQLQKYKLDFDIIEKELKIKKENEINIEEISFELQKVKNTEHYLRCENEQLKSDLEKQKQKANNLSEKLQFVKENGVKFEKLFKKLEEKQIQINSLSNQISNNEGVIKKQNETIEELEKKLDVNNKQIKEYLQELDDAEKEISALHCRIQSLKSTLVEKSNDLIKLQADYEVLKNDNSILMAENNEFENKTKEDVCQFKNMLKEVQMQLCFTEDNYHRVTEDFNKTQDQLIKITKREADLQECLTNMEKDYCLKLSNAEKEKAKLRDCLDKLRDEFEKIQEDYLSKDREHCKLQDICKSYTEQLEMLQQQIEKEQDQVKKLEESNNYTIQQLHECMEQNCLLLKEKAMNKKNNNKIMSELQEMHNSFLELRKECQLKSKSLACISAELTETAISRSELCNHSQYVVSCMRIWMEEQRDYINKLNSKFKSQQQQLLQLEREKKVLLDETKKLKRINHLLTQRLKRIHRYGGKNVKNVCVGCHIVPSIATKNTEILIPINSKQPSSQKKLSFSKTSHHISACGNVWWFPKMKYLANELRKSNLKYDNICKPENVDTTMEESCDCGYQSSTSK